One window from the genome of Maridesulfovibrio zosterae DSM 11974 encodes:
- a CDS encoding PEGA domain-containing protein, with the protein MKNKLLVGIIGLAFAAGCTPAVKMQSIPVSTNPMGATVYADGKVACTAPCTVDLPRNADHILTITKDQFQQQDVVIKRVYQQEKVMMNAVSQGMQSSSTAFGDKAAWGVMQGVNSIDSQEQSGDAYVLSPSAVSVRLIPLSGRADYLTGSVSPDIRSLTDTDRSEISYILENMKPDARFNWTNAQTKIKYVVRAGKSLPGYNKPTRSFLLKMTANGETTNYDAKASRVADGKWQILGNGASTSMITGEDSNIDAAAPAKMKSEDFLKDAVEAGAMAIPTVHGGVTGKSGSSSESFNDGTYTKKSSETKVKAGVSINPEKAVEALDTLLGD; encoded by the coding sequence ATGAAAAACAAATTATTAGTAGGTATTATCGGACTTGCTTTTGCCGCAGGGTGTACCCCTGCTGTTAAAATGCAGTCTATACCTGTTTCAACGAATCCTATGGGGGCAACAGTGTATGCTGACGGTAAAGTTGCATGTACTGCTCCATGTACAGTCGATTTGCCGCGTAATGCAGACCATATCCTTACAATTACTAAAGATCAGTTTCAGCAGCAGGATGTGGTTATTAAGCGTGTTTATCAGCAGGAGAAGGTTATGATGAATGCAGTGTCTCAAGGCATGCAGTCATCATCAACTGCTTTTGGGGATAAAGCGGCCTGGGGCGTGATGCAGGGTGTTAATTCAATAGATTCACAAGAGCAGAGTGGAGATGCCTACGTTTTGTCGCCGTCAGCTGTGTCAGTGCGCCTTATACCTTTATCTGGTAGGGCAGATTATCTTACAGGATCAGTTTCACCTGATATCCGGAGTCTGACAGATACAGATCGCTCTGAAATCAGCTATATACTGGAAAATATGAAACCGGACGCTCGGTTTAACTGGACTAATGCTCAGACTAAAATAAAATATGTAGTCAGAGCAGGAAAATCACTTCCCGGATATAACAAACCGACCCGTTCTTTCCTCCTGAAAATGACTGCTAATGGTGAAACTACTAATTATGATGCCAAAGCCAGTCGCGTTGCGGACGGTAAGTGGCAGATTTTAGGAAATGGTGCTTCTACATCAATGATAACAGGAGAAGATTCCAATATAGACGCTGCTGCTCCTGCCAAAATGAAATCTGAAGATTTTCTGAAAGACGCAGTAGAAGCCGGTGCCATGGCGATTCCGACTGTTCATGGCGGTGTGACCGGGAAGAGTGGGTCTTCCAGTGAGTCGTTTAATGATGGTACTTACACGAAGAAGTCTTCTGAAACGAAAGTAAAAGCTGGAGTAAGTATAAATCCGGAGAAAGCAGTAGAAGCTTTGGATACATTATTAGGTGACTAG
- the panD gene encoding aspartate 1-decarboxylase encodes MGSRCLLKSKIHRATITDANVDYEGSISIDVDLLEQAGILPYERVDVLNVNNGERLTTYAIEGGPGEFCLNGAAAHKGEVGQKIIICTYSWLDEDELALHKPKVILLGDGNKVKKA; translated from the coding sequence ATGGGCAGTCGTTGCCTTTTAAAATCAAAAATACATAGAGCCACCATTACCGATGCAAATGTCGATTATGAGGGGTCTATTTCTATTGATGTAGATCTTTTGGAACAGGCGGGGATTCTCCCGTATGAAAGAGTAGATGTTCTTAACGTCAACAACGGAGAGAGACTTACCACCTACGCTATTGAAGGTGGGCCGGGTGAGTTCTGTCTTAACGGTGCTGCCGCCCATAAAGGGGAGGTGGGGCAGAAAATTATCATATGCACTTACAGCTGGCTCGATGAAGATGAGCTTGCGTTGCATAAGCCGAAGGTTATCCTGCTGGGCGATGGTAACAAGGTCAAGAAAGCTTAA
- a CDS encoding PEP-CTERM domain protein, with protein sequence MTRLIKVFILSTVICLFVASIASASTIKSDTLANELSSVHTMQFWVNDQNVDFKSIKFDKHSAKGWTWKFADDSKTSVLFTGPEAGVKDVFSSIQFTAPSSRTKFDVEWAEISKLSTITGTMSYNTFNKKNWTYSTGEISHAPTPIPGAVLIFGCGLSLLAFVRRRFSIS encoded by the coding sequence ATGACAAGGTTAATTAAGGTTTTTATTCTGAGCACAGTTATTTGTTTGTTTGTGGCTTCTATTGCCAGTGCTTCAACTATAAAATCTGATACTCTAGCGAATGAACTTTCCAGTGTTCACACAATGCAGTTTTGGGTAAATGATCAGAACGTTGATTTCAAGAGCATCAAGTTCGATAAGCATTCTGCGAAAGGATGGACATGGAAGTTTGCTGATGATTCTAAGACCAGTGTGCTGTTTACTGGGCCCGAAGCAGGCGTTAAGGATGTTTTCTCTTCTATTCAGTTTACCGCTCCAAGTTCCAGGACAAAGTTCGATGTTGAGTGGGCTGAAATCAGTAAGCTTTCAACTATAACCGGTACTATGTCTTATAATACTTTCAACAAGAAGAATTGGACATACTCTACAGGTGAGATCAGTCACGCTCCGACTCCTATACCGGGCGCAGTGTTGATTTTCGGATGTGGACTTTCACTTCTGGCATTTGTCAGACGCAGGTTTTCAATTAGTTAA
- a CDS encoding MoaD/ThiS family protein yields MNITLLCYATFAAKSPENSDNFPVNAGETVGDVLERIGIPIDEVKIVFINGRSSSFDAPLAAGDRVGVFPAVGGG; encoded by the coding sequence ATGAATATTACTTTACTTTGTTACGCAACTTTTGCTGCTAAGAGCCCTGAAAATTCAGATAATTTTCCTGTAAATGCAGGTGAGACAGTAGGTGATGTACTTGAAAGAATAGGTATTCCTATTGATGAAGTTAAAATAGTATTTATTAATGGTAGATCTTCAAGTTTTGATGCGCCACTAGCAGCCGGCGATAGGGTCGGTGTTTTTCCAGCTGTTGGTGGTGGTTGA
- a CDS encoding manganese-dependent inorganic pyrophosphatase — protein sequence MAIIAVGHKNPDTDTIASAIAIADLWSKVKEETKAVAQGEIAPETAFVLEKFGCAAPEIMTDATDQKVILVDHSDLSQSMDNLGKGEVVAVVDHHKLGDVTTPNPLEMWVWPVGCTGTVITAMYKFYNVEVPKNIAGILLCAILSDTVMFKSVTCTEADKAAVADLAKIAGVADVMALGMEMFNVKSAVAGASMNDLIFRDYKDFDMSGKKVGIGQLEVVDLSVFDTIKGDLYAELEKVKADGRHSCFLLLTDIMKEGSEMLIVSDDPSVVEKAFGVAPEGTKVYLEGVMSRKKQVVPNFEKAFSA from the coding sequence ATGGCTATTATTGCTGTTGGACACAAAAACCCTGATACCGATACAATTGCATCTGCAATTGCAATCGCAGACCTCTGGTCCAAGGTCAAAGAAGAAACTAAAGCTGTTGCACAGGGCGAAATCGCTCCTGAAACTGCTTTTGTACTGGAAAAATTCGGTTGCGCTGCTCCCGAAATCATGACCGACGCTACTGATCAGAAAGTCATCCTTGTTGACCATTCTGACCTGTCTCAGTCCATGGACAACCTTGGTAAGGGTGAAGTTGTAGCAGTTGTTGACCATCACAAACTTGGTGATGTAACTACTCCCAATCCCCTCGAAATGTGGGTATGGCCTGTTGGTTGCACCGGTACTGTTATCACTGCAATGTACAAATTCTACAATGTAGAAGTTCCTAAAAACATTGCTGGCATACTTCTCTGTGCTATCCTGTCCGATACCGTAATGTTTAAGTCCGTTACCTGCACAGAAGCTGATAAAGCTGCTGTTGCTGATCTGGCTAAAATTGCAGGTGTTGCAGATGTTATGGCTCTCGGAATGGAAATGTTCAATGTTAAGTCTGCTGTTGCAGGTGCTTCCATGAACGACCTCATCTTCCGTGATTACAAAGATTTCGATATGTCCGGCAAAAAAGTCGGTATTGGCCAGCTTGAAGTTGTTGACCTCTCTGTTTTCGACACAATCAAAGGTGACCTGTACGCTGAACTTGAAAAAGTTAAAGCTGACGGTCGTCACAGCTGTTTTCTGCTGCTTACCGACATCATGAAAGAAGGTTCCGAAATGCTTATCGTTTCTGACGATCCTTCTGTTGTTGAAAAAGCATTCGGTGTTGCTCCTGAAGGTACCAAAGTATACCTCGAAGGCGTAATGTCCCGCAAAAAACAAGTTGTACCTAACTTCGAGAAAGCTTTCTCCGCATAG
- a CDS encoding PTS sugar transporter subunit IIC, giving the protein MGCVNRFFFAVFSLFRFTINPGLLERPLVVGALWGAVTGDVATSLKIAVFFELFWLDNIPAGTYIPPHILASTFAALALTTSFAFTEARQVMIIILACLPLARIGAWLDSSLRSWHNRGYHRLLNWARRGKTGESVPANLVLQSILRTFATSWLFFWTSTIILHYMLCIFFHKWGPVVAGVDMKWSFLWIAASLGGLLGLRLRKAYATFVFGVVFFGFIILAGIV; this is encoded by the coding sequence GTGGGTTGCGTTAATCGGTTTTTTTTTGCTGTTTTTTCACTTTTCCGTTTTACAATAAATCCCGGTCTGCTTGAACGGCCTCTGGTTGTTGGAGCCTTATGGGGTGCGGTAACCGGAGACGTGGCTACAAGTCTTAAGATTGCTGTCTTCTTTGAGCTTTTCTGGTTGGATAATATTCCTGCCGGAACTTACATTCCACCACATATACTTGCTTCTACTTTTGCAGCACTAGCTCTCACTACTTCTTTTGCTTTTACCGAAGCCAGACAGGTTATGATTATTATTCTTGCCTGCTTGCCATTAGCAAGAATTGGCGCATGGCTCGACTCCTCTCTAAGGTCTTGGCATAACAGGGGGTACCATAGATTACTCAACTGGGCGCGCCGCGGAAAAACCGGAGAATCAGTACCTGCCAATCTGGTTTTACAATCTATTTTAAGAACATTTGCAACTTCTTGGCTTTTTTTCTGGACAAGTACCATAATCCTTCATTATATGCTTTGTATATTTTTTCACAAATGGGGCCCTGTGGTCGCCGGTGTGGATATGAAATGGTCTTTTTTATGGATTGCTGCCAGTCTTGGAGGCCTTTTGGGGCTGAGATTGCGTAAAGCATACGCTACATTCGTCTTCGGCGTTGTTTTTTTCGGCTTTATCATCCTTGCTGGGATCGTATGA
- a CDS encoding PTS sugar transporter subunit IIB encodes MQWVRIDNRLVHGQIIETWLPYTHAKNIIVANDAVAEDTLQQQIMSLAIPQSINCSFSTVEGLQDKLMTVGDCSGGMIVLFSSCADVRRALDHGFHFNSINIGNIHYGPGKKQISPSVALSSDDESCLHYFKGRGIELDFRCVPNDPVQVRFL; translated from the coding sequence ATGCAGTGGGTGCGAATAGATAATAGACTTGTCCACGGACAAATTATTGAAACATGGCTGCCCTATACACATGCCAAGAATATTATTGTGGCAAACGATGCAGTTGCGGAGGATACATTGCAGCAGCAGATTATGTCTCTGGCAATTCCACAATCCATAAATTGTTCGTTTTCTACGGTTGAAGGGCTTCAAGATAAACTTATGACTGTTGGTGACTGTTCTGGTGGCATGATAGTTCTTTTTTCCTCTTGTGCCGATGTCCGCAGAGCTCTTGATCACGGATTTCACTTCAACTCTATTAATATCGGTAATATTCATTACGGTCCCGGAAAAAAACAAATCTCCCCAAGCGTAGCTCTCAGTTCAGATGACGAGTCCTGCCTGCATTATTTTAAAGGACGCGGGATTGAACTTGATTTTCGCTGCGTACCTAATGATCCTGTTCAGGTGAGGTTTTTATGA
- a CDS encoding PTS sugar transporter subunit IIA: MGKESSKIGIVLVTHGNFGKSLIEAAELIVGPQDFILSLSVDVSQGIDAAVESLKSNIAEVSNGVGVLILTDMFGGTPTNLSLSLLHDDVEVVTGVSLPMLLKALQKRNESLQVMAEEVSKAGTKGIVIAGEMLRKRTSKG; encoded by the coding sequence ATGGGCAAAGAATCTAGTAAAATCGGAATAGTACTGGTTACTCATGGTAACTTTGGAAAATCGCTGATCGAAGCCGCTGAACTTATTGTCGGGCCTCAGGATTTTATACTGTCACTGAGTGTTGATGTCTCGCAAGGCATTGATGCAGCTGTGGAGTCTCTTAAATCCAATATTGCAGAGGTTTCAAACGGTGTCGGTGTATTGATTTTGACTGATATGTTCGGCGGAACCCCAACCAATCTGAGTCTTTCGCTGCTGCATGATGATGTCGAGGTGGTGACGGGCGTAAGTCTGCCTATGCTGCTTAAGGCATTGCAGAAACGTAATGAGTCTTTGCAGGTTATGGCCGAAGAAGTCAGTAAAGCCGGAACCAAGGGTATTGTCATTGCAGGTGAAATGCTGCGAAAACGAACTTCGAAGGGTTAG
- the rapZ gene encoding RNase adapter RapZ, which yields MENIDSFPVIVVSGLSGAGKSTVLKVFEDLRFFCVDGLPGSMLPRMVKMFSCQGGLYKGLVLGMDLRQMEFTEEWHTACEELARDGIKPSLLFLEARLPELVRRYATTRRLHPLESKQIGLEQALEEEKRLLEPLRTQADVVLDTTTYSIHDLRRRIQEKWSTLTEKSFGLRVHVMSFGFKHDVPTAADMVMDLRFLPNPYFDLNLRPLSGQDKAIADYVLDTEPGSIFIEKYLDFLQYVLPLYEEEGRYRLTIAVGCTGGRHRSVATAERIFATLKDNGYSVSLEHKHIHLK from the coding sequence GTGGAAAATATTGATTCATTTCCAGTCATAGTTGTAAGTGGACTTTCTGGGGCCGGTAAGTCGACTGTTCTTAAAGTTTTTGAAGATCTCCGTTTTTTCTGTGTTGATGGTCTGCCGGGCAGCATGCTTCCCAGAATGGTAAAAATGTTTTCATGCCAGGGTGGTTTGTATAAAGGTTTAGTACTGGGCATGGATCTACGGCAGATGGAGTTTACAGAAGAATGGCATACAGCATGTGAAGAACTGGCACGCGACGGTATTAAGCCAAGTCTTCTATTTCTTGAAGCAAGACTTCCGGAACTGGTCCGGAGGTATGCAACTACACGTCGCCTGCATCCTCTTGAGTCAAAGCAGATAGGTCTTGAACAGGCTCTTGAAGAAGAGAAAAGACTGCTTGAGCCTCTCCGCACCCAGGCTGATGTAGTTTTAGACACAACTACGTATTCTATCCACGATCTGCGTCGTAGAATTCAGGAAAAATGGTCAACTCTGACTGAAAAATCATTTGGACTGCGTGTGCATGTAATGTCTTTCGGCTTTAAGCATGATGTCCCGACGGCTGCAGATATGGTAATGGATCTTCGCTTTTTGCCTAACCCGTATTTCGACTTGAATCTCCGGCCTTTGTCCGGTCAGGATAAAGCTATTGCGGATTATGTTCTCGACACGGAACCCGGTTCAATTTTTATTGAGAAATATCTCGATTTCCTTCAATATGTGCTTCCTCTGTATGAGGAAGAGGGAAGGTACAGACTGACTATTGCAGTTGGCTGTACAGGGGGCAGACACCGTTCCGTGGCAACCGCTGAAAGGATATTTGCCACACTTAAAGATAACGGGTACTCTGTTTCTCTTGAACATAAGCATATTCATTTAAAGTAA
- a CDS encoding PTS sugar transporter subunit IIA, whose translation MNISDNLVKDLVIYELQSSEKAEVLKEMVSALEGTGLEIDVDEAMRVLIDREKLGTTGIGDGIAIPHGKLECLEEIVVIVGRSADGVDFDSLDMKQCKIFFMVLAPEQGAGTHLKVLAQISRQLKDEAFRQAFINTNDKDELLKLLGLN comes from the coding sequence ATGAATATAAGTGATAATCTGGTAAAGGATCTGGTTATTTATGAACTGCAAAGCTCTGAAAAGGCTGAAGTTCTAAAGGAAATGGTTTCCGCTCTTGAAGGCACAGGTCTTGAAATTGACGTGGATGAAGCCATGCGGGTCCTGATTGATCGTGAAAAACTTGGAACAACCGGTATAGGGGATGGCATAGCCATCCCCCACGGAAAACTGGAATGTCTTGAAGAAATTGTTGTAATTGTCGGCAGATCTGCTGATGGTGTCGATTTTGACTCGTTGGACATGAAACAGTGCAAAATATTTTTTATGGTTCTGGCTCCTGAACAGGGAGCCGGAACTCATTTAAAAGTATTGGCACAAATATCACGGCAGCTTAAAGATGAAGCATTTCGGCAGGCATTTATAAATACCAATGATAAAGATGAATTGCTGAAGCTGCTAGGCCTCAACTGA
- the hpf gene encoding ribosome hibernation-promoting factor, HPF/YfiA family produces the protein MNIVFTFKNFDASEHLKEYANTRFSKLVKFVTNPDNTEMQVNLSVEKFRHVAEVVLSSDHLQISAYEVSEDMYSTVDMVLDKLEAQLRRAREKMRSHRRKEDIPARMDVLSYAEEDVYREPVIVESDSFVPKPMSIDEAAEQLQSLDHEFLVFRNADNEAINVIYRRNNGDFGLIDPGY, from the coding sequence ATGAACATTGTATTTACCTTTAAGAACTTCGACGCATCTGAACATCTGAAGGAATATGCAAACACTCGATTCTCCAAGCTTGTCAAGTTTGTAACAAACCCTGATAACACTGAAATGCAGGTGAATCTTTCAGTGGAGAAGTTCAGGCATGTTGCAGAAGTTGTGTTGAGCTCTGATCATTTGCAGATCTCTGCATATGAGGTGTCCGAGGACATGTATTCCACCGTGGATATGGTTCTGGACAAGCTCGAAGCCCAGCTTCGCCGCGCACGTGAAAAGATGAGGAGTCATAGACGTAAGGAAGATATTCCTGCTCGTATGGACGTTTTGAGCTATGCGGAAGAAGACGTTTACAGAGAACCTGTAATTGTTGAATCAGATTCCTTTGTGCCTAAGCCCATGAGTATTGATGAAGCTGCTGAGCAGCTCCAGTCTCTTGATCATGAGTTCCTTGTTTTCAGAAATGCGGATAACGAAGCTATTAATGTAATATACCGTCGTAATAACGGCGACTTCGGTTTGATTGACCCGGGATACTAA
- the rpoN gene encoding RNA polymerase factor sigma-54, with amino-acid sequence MGLELRQQLKLTQQLVMTPQLQQAIKLLQLSRLELVDSVHQELMENPILEEAEAAERTDSPDADAGTATAEDAQISKDADWENYLGEFSSTSKQSSSRESEAFEDGMSFESRLTKSTSLDGHLSWQMCLSDFTEKEVAIGDCIIGNLSSGGFLRIELEEVCETCYAEIEEVEEVLHRIQRFDPVGVAARTPQECLLIQMEVLKLDDDPILVSLVRDHLDDLEKKRYKPLARKFKLSMEDLKSYLDLMQILDPLPGASFSGGDSFYVSPDAYVYEYDGDFVIVLNEDGLPKLQMNAFYVETLASTKGEDKEYFQEKMRSAQWLMKSLYQRQRTLYKVLESIVRFQRGFFSEGVTKLKPLILKEVAEDIEMHESTVSRITTNKYVSTPHGIFELKFFFNSALGLDDGSQVGSESVKATIKKLISEENSKKPISDEKIAELLKQQLEVNIARRTVAKYRTAMGILSSSKRKKVF; translated from the coding sequence ATGGGGTTGGAACTTAGACAACAATTAAAGCTTACTCAGCAACTGGTGATGACTCCTCAGTTGCAGCAGGCAATCAAGTTGTTGCAGCTTTCCAGATTGGAGTTAGTTGATTCCGTTCATCAGGAACTAATGGAAAATCCGATCCTTGAGGAAGCAGAGGCAGCTGAAAGAACTGATTCTCCTGATGCTGATGCCGGAACAGCAACAGCTGAAGATGCTCAGATTTCCAAAGATGCTGACTGGGAAAATTATCTCGGTGAGTTTTCAAGTACTTCCAAGCAGTCATCATCACGTGAATCAGAAGCATTTGAAGACGGAATGTCTTTTGAGTCACGATTGACCAAGTCAACTTCTCTTGATGGACATTTGAGCTGGCAGATGTGTTTATCTGATTTTACTGAAAAGGAAGTGGCCATTGGCGACTGCATTATTGGTAATCTTAGCTCAGGTGGCTTTTTAAGGATTGAGTTGGAAGAAGTCTGTGAAACGTGTTATGCTGAAATCGAAGAAGTTGAAGAGGTTCTGCATAGGATACAAAGATTCGACCCTGTGGGGGTGGCTGCACGTACTCCTCAGGAATGTTTACTGATTCAAATGGAAGTGCTTAAGCTTGATGATGATCCTATTCTGGTCTCACTTGTACGGGATCATCTGGATGATCTGGAAAAGAAGCGGTATAAGCCTCTGGCCCGTAAATTCAAGCTTAGTATGGAAGATTTAAAGAGTTATCTTGACTTGATGCAGATACTTGATCCTTTACCCGGAGCAAGTTTTTCAGGCGGAGACTCTTTCTATGTCAGCCCTGATGCTTATGTTTATGAATATGATGGTGATTTTGTCATAGTTTTAAACGAAGACGGTCTTCCAAAGTTGCAGATGAATGCATTTTATGTGGAGACACTGGCATCCACTAAGGGAGAGGATAAGGAATATTTTCAGGAAAAGATGCGCTCGGCGCAGTGGCTCATGAAGAGCCTGTATCAGAGGCAGAGAACCCTGTATAAGGTCCTGGAATCCATAGTAAGATTTCAACGAGGTTTTTTTTCAGAAGGTGTTACAAAGTTAAAACCGCTTATTTTGAAGGAGGTTGCCGAAGATATTGAGATGCATGAATCTACGGTGAGCCGCATCACTACAAATAAGTATGTGTCGACACCTCACGGGATCTTTGAACTTAAATTTTTCTTTAACAGTGCTCTCGGTCTTGATGATGGTTCTCAGGTCGGTTCTGAATCTGTAAAAGCAACGATCAAAAAATTGATCAGTGAAGAAAACAGTAAGAAACCCATCAGTGACGAAAAAATTGCTGAATTGCTTAAACAGCAGCTTGAAGTCAACATCGCGAGAAGGACTGTAGCCAAGTACAGGACTGCAATGGGAATCCTGTCCTCGTCCAAGAGGAAAAAGGTTTTCTAA
- the lptB gene encoding LPS export ABC transporter ATP-binding protein gives MNSIVAKKLVKCYGPKEVVRGINLTVREGEVVGLLGPNGAGKTTTFYMLVGVVKPTSGEVYYNKKTITRLPLHERARQGISYLPQESSIFKKLSVRKNLEIIIEHTGLSGKAVGKRADELLDQLNILRLADQKAMYLSGGERRRLEIARAMINNPKFILLDEPFAGIDPIAVIDIQDIISSLKDMGLGILISDHNVRETLSICDRAYLVYEGRVILNGSPESIVKNTKARRLYLGDSFSL, from the coding sequence ATGAATTCAATTGTCGCCAAGAAACTGGTCAAATGTTACGGACCGAAAGAAGTTGTACGCGGTATCAATCTTACCGTGCGTGAAGGCGAAGTTGTGGGATTGCTTGGTCCTAACGGGGCAGGTAAAACTACTACATTTTATATGCTGGTCGGTGTTGTTAAACCTACTTCCGGTGAGGTTTATTACAATAAAAAAACGATTACCAGACTGCCTCTGCATGAGAGAGCCCGTCAGGGAATCAGTTACCTGCCACAGGAAAGTTCTATTTTTAAAAAGCTTTCTGTGCGTAAAAATCTGGAAATTATTATCGAGCATACCGGACTTTCAGGTAAAGCCGTCGGTAAGAGAGCTGATGAATTGCTTGACCAGCTTAATATTCTTCGCCTGGCTGACCAGAAAGCCATGTATCTGTCAGGTGGCGAAAGGAGACGTTTGGAAATAGCTCGGGCTATGATCAACAATCCCAAGTTCATCCTTCTCGATGAACCATTTGCTGGGATCGACCCTATCGCGGTAATTGATATTCAGGATATTATTTCCAGCCTTAAAGATATGGGGCTGGGTATTCTTATTTCTGACCATAACGTCCGTGAGACACTCTCCATTTGTGATCGGGCCTATCTGGTATACGAGGGTAGGGTTATTCTCAACGGTTCACCTGAGAGTATTGTGAAGAATACCAAAGCCAGACGTCTTTATCTGGGTGACAGTTTCAGTTTATAA
- a CDS encoding LptA/OstA family protein — translation MISTSERSSLFRSRSFSVFLLHTFACMVFFFALAVGSKAHAYDKSKLNVTKYIANIRETPSLKAPVVWVLSPAEGFLVGKEKKGWLPVYPAADGELKNPVGYISKKVVIPVSSDCPLVDWGDVRYLGKDLKYYLERTVKSSTGGMFKTGDKIKVGFLRDGWYAVFKADGKVTSEAGALGYVKKEQVDIALDDARIRYAVRKINVIEKPVSTSKTVGILSPGHRAQVGAEKGGMYALYRIDTLVKKDTPVWGYAWGPFLAAYPKNLEQQQMAGIDARKAEIAAVKQKKITDEAIRKDKLDAMEDAMQEILDAPVVTKTMYSMAVLNVRSQPDAKSLIVDKLEQGDAVTVGAQEGKWYPVFKTVKGQEAKRIGYVYGTYLQSQAPAEKKKDTPVKRKPAGGPDDVPIKITSTKMTFSENNNSIIFAGNVKVVRLDVTLTSDTLTAHLRPDGDSLADTQEKIKRIVAQGNVKVVMNKRKGDCDKLTYIVADSIILMEGNARLEDGPNLVQGNLIKFYLKENRSEVVGGKKPIEAIFYTPKNVGP, via the coding sequence TTGATTAGCACATCTGAAAGAAGTTCATTGTTCCGCAGTCGTTCATTTTCTGTATTTCTACTCCATACATTTGCCTGTATGGTGTTTTTTTTCGCACTTGCCGTAGGCTCTAAGGCTCATGCATATGATAAATCTAAACTTAATGTTACGAAATATATTGCTAATATAAGGGAAACTCCCTCTTTGAAAGCACCTGTCGTATGGGTTCTTTCTCCTGCCGAGGGTTTTTTAGTTGGTAAGGAAAAAAAAGGCTGGCTTCCTGTCTATCCGGCTGCTGATGGAGAATTGAAAAATCCTGTAGGTTATATTTCTAAAAAAGTAGTAATTCCTGTTTCATCAGACTGTCCCCTCGTAGACTGGGGTGATGTCCGTTATCTGGGCAAAGATTTAAAATATTATCTTGAGCGCACAGTAAAATCCTCCACAGGAGGAATGTTTAAAACCGGTGATAAAATTAAGGTCGGTTTTCTTAGGGACGGCTGGTACGCAGTTTTTAAAGCAGACGGAAAAGTTACTTCTGAAGCGGGAGCTTTGGGTTATGTAAAAAAAGAGCAGGTTGACATTGCTCTCGATGATGCCCGCATCCGTTATGCTGTGCGAAAAATTAATGTAATAGAAAAGCCTGTTTCAACTTCTAAGACTGTAGGCATTCTCAGTCCTGGTCATCGAGCTCAGGTTGGAGCTGAAAAGGGTGGAATGTACGCTCTTTATCGTATCGATACTCTTGTAAAGAAAGATACTCCTGTCTGGGGTTATGCATGGGGACCTTTTTTAGCCGCTTATCCTAAAAATCTTGAACAGCAGCAAATGGCCGGTATTGATGCCCGTAAAGCTGAGATTGCAGCCGTTAAACAGAAAAAGATTACGGATGAGGCTATACGTAAAGATAAGCTTGATGCGATGGAAGATGCTATGCAGGAGATTCTCGATGCTCCTGTTGTAACTAAAACCATGTATTCCATGGCGGTACTCAATGTCCGGTCGCAACCCGATGCAAAATCTCTCATAGTTGACAAGTTGGAGCAAGGTGATGCTGTTACTGTAGGTGCTCAGGAAGGTAAATGGTACCCTGTATTTAAAACTGTAAAAGGGCAGGAGGCTAAACGCATAGGTTATGTTTATGGAACATATCTGCAATCCCAGGCTCCTGCGGAAAAGAAAAAAGATACTCCGGTAAAGAGAAAGCCCGCAGGCGGTCCTGATGATGTGCCTATCAAAATTACTTCTACTAAAATGACTTTCAGCGAGAACAATAACAGCATTATTTTTGCCGGTAATGTGAAAGTTGTTCGCCTTGATGTTACCCTTACATCTGATACTTTGACCGCTCACCTGCGACCTGATGGTGATTCCCTTGCCGATACACAGGAAAAGATAAAAAGAATTGTTGCTCAGGGCAATGTTAAGGTTGTCATGAACAAGCGCAAAGGCGATTGTGACAAACTTACTTATATTGTGGCAGATTCCATTATTCTCATGGAAGGTAATGCCAGACTGGAGGATGGTCCTAACCTTGTACAGGGTAACCTTATCAAGTTTTATCTTAAAGAAAACCGCTCTGAAGTTGTTGGTGGCAAGAAGCCTATTGAGGCGATTTTCTATACTCCAAAAAACGTAGGCCCCTAA